TGTCGCTGGCCAAGAAAAAAGCCCGCGCGAGCGGGCTTCTCTACATCACAAACGGGCGACCAATCAGTTCGTTTTCGGCTGCGATTGGAACATCTGTCCGATTAACTGCCGTATCTGGATTTCTTGCGCCTCCGTGATCACCCCAGTCTTGATCTTGATCGTGAAGTTACTGACATCCTTCGTGATGCTACCAGCGTGCTCTCGTCCCGCGAAAAACTTCTCGATGTTGCGTCCGCCGGTACCAGCCGACGTCGTCTGCCGTGTCGCCAGGGCCGTGATCGCTGCGGCGACCTTTCCCTGATCCATTTCCCCTCTCACTAGCAGCGGCCAAATTTCGCGAGCGGCTTTAACGCCATCCTCACCGTGCTTTTTGATGGCCGCCGCAATTGCTTGCGCCGCCGTCCCGCCTAGTAGTCGCGGCTGAATATCGAGATCCTTCTTGATGAAGTCCGGCAGATTCTCGAACGACAGGAACTGGTACAGACCCGCCCGCGACAATCCCATCGCTTCCGCCAGCCGCTTGCGATTCGGGAATTCCGTTTCCGATCGCCGGATCGCTACGCCAATCTCATAGTCGGCAAGGTCGTCGCGGCTGATGTTTTCGACCATTGCGAGGACCGCCATGTCCGAGTCGGAGCAATCCGCGACCACCGCCTTGATCGAGTCGAGCCCTAACATCTTGTGCGCCCGCCACCGCCGTTCTCCAGCGACGATCTGATAGTCGTCCGCGAGGCGACGAACCACGATCGGCTGCATCAGCCCAACTTCCCGGATCGACTCCGCGAGCTCGGCCAACTTCGCTTCGTTGAACACGCGGCGCGGTTGCCAAGGGTTCGGCAAGATGCCCGCAACCGGCAATTGCGACGCGATGCCAGTCGATTCCAATTCCTGCACGCGAAGCTGCGCAACGGCCAGCGCGCCGGCCAGGCCAGGCGCCGTTTGAGTGCGGTTGCTGCGCTTCACCTCGTCCTCGTTGATCGACGAAGTCTTGCGAATGCCGGACGTCTTGGCCAGCAACTGTTCTCGCATATTGCTCATTGCGCGTTCCTCCAT
The sequence above is drawn from the Paraburkholderia sprentiae WSM5005 genome and encodes:
- a CDS encoding ParB/RepB/Spo0J family partition protein, which translates into the protein MSNMREQLLAKTSGIRKTSSINEDEVKRSNRTQTAPGLAGALAVAQLRVQELESTGIASQLPVAGILPNPWQPRRVFNEAKLAELAESIREVGLMQPIVVRRLADDYQIVAGERRWRAHKMLGLDSIKAVVADCSDSDMAVLAMVENISRDDLADYEIGVAIRRSETEFPNRKRLAEAMGLSRAGLYQFLSFENLPDFIKKDLDIQPRLLGGTAAQAIAAAIKKHGEDGVKAAREIWPLLVRGEMDQGKVAAAITALATRQTTSAGTGGRNIEKFFAGREHAGSITKDVSNFTIKIKTGVITEAQEIQIRQLIGQMFQSQPKTN